Below is a window of Ctenopharyngodon idella isolate HZGC_01 chromosome 7, HZGC01, whole genome shotgun sequence DNA.
TTGGACAGGtaaaacggtaacactttacaataaggtttcattagttattAACATTAGGTAACACGAATTAAGAATTAACAATACTTccacaacatttattaatcttagttaatgctattttcaacatttactaatgcattattaaaatcaaatgtaatttgttaaaatgaattaatgtactgtgagctaacatgaacaaacaatgaccagctggatttttattaaataacatgaacaaagattattaaatactgtaaaaaatgtattgctcattgttagttcatgttagtaatacattatctaatgttaacaaatgagaccttattgtaaagtgttacagataaaactaaaacacttCTCCTCATGCGGGGAGAAAAGAAAACTGAGTTTAAAGTCATTTCCAGTCATTGACATACCGGTATTTTCAAGCTGATGTGTGAATgttatcctaaaaaaaaaaaaaaaaaaacactggaaaaataaatagACCACATTCAACGTGTCAAAGCAGCTATGactcataaaaacacaaaatgttcCAGCATTTTAGCCTAACATTTAATTAAGGTTAAATCTGTGAAGGTCATTGTGCTAAAATAATTGATTACAACATTTAACAGAGGTGTGGCTTAATCAAGCCAAAGACATGACATCTCTGTTACAATATAGtattatgaaaaacaaacaacgaAACCTTAGCCAAGTTCTGTAGAGAAACTAAAAGACAAACAATAGTCTTAACTTTATCCTGAATCTCTTAAGGTTATTTCCATTTTGTTAAATGAATGACCTAGTGTGACAGGCAGAAGTGTTGTGACTGGGAGTACAGTACACACATTCTTTGAGCATGTGAGCACAGTTTCAAGGTTTGCAGGAATGTGAAGGTTGGTTAATGATTGCCTCAGGAGTCAAGCATTATGTGCAGGTTGAGGACATGAGACACATGCTAACTCACCTCACAAAGcagattaaaaaaacataaggACAGACAGTTTTTAAGAGATCCAGTGTCTTAACCTGTTCATTTGGCAGAAGTAAATGAAACATCTGTGTTTCAGATTTGATTTTCAGATTTTCAGATCATGCTGTATAGGGGAGATATCCTTGAAGGACTTTGATCTGTTGTGTCTcactattaaaaatgtttaattaatttttcttttttctttttaaatgacttCTCATTAATGTGTTGGATAAAGGGGATTATTGTCTTGCATTGCTGACATGATGAAGCAGAAGTTGTTTTGAGAGGTGCTTTGTGAAAAATACAACTGGTTCCTTTACGGTCTAGATTAACATTTCACCATGCATGCTTCTAGAGAAATGTGGTGTCAGGTTGAAAGTGTTCATCCTATTGAACCATGTTATAACAGCTACATAACATATGAGTTTTCATCACATCTCTTTGATGTAGTATAAAACATTATCTAACAGTAACAatgtttataatgcattttggcATTCATTGGTTTAATCCACGGCGCACTTTGCCATTATCCGACTTGTAAGGCAACATTCCTCATAATCGAATACCAAAACCTTTTGAGTGTATTATTGCACAGACTAAGTCTCTTGTTACAGTTTTTGGTGAGTTTAGTgaatttaactaaaattacaattttcCTTTCTGAAGGCGAGAGAAAGGAACAGAATCAGTTACTGCTTAACCacttcattttaaaaacaaaggaTCATTTTTGTTGAATCATCCTAAAAGTTAAACTGCTTAATGGGTcagaattaaaaatgtaatgctgACTCCTGATATTATGACTATTTAAGGACAGTTCACAGTTCACAAACCTGTTTTCCTGTTCAAATCCAAATTATGCCTTTGGTTGTTTCTGTTCTGaccacttttgtttttgtttcacttAAATATTCTCTGTATTTTAAGTAATTGTTCTTCACAATCTGTTCAGCAGAGCACTGTGATGTAGAGCCGCTCCTTATTGACTTTCTCACAGTCATGGAGCTGAAGGTTTGGGTGGATGGCATTCCACGTGTTGTTTGTGGCCTATCAGAAGATACATCTTGTCAGGATGTAGTCATTGCTCTTGCCCAGGCTATAGGTAAGTTTTTAAGCATCTCTCTCTtcctcgtttttttttttcttgttgagtagctaatgcatttatattttaatgttttgtccTAATGTGCTCTCCAGGACAAACAGGTCGGTATGTTCTCATCCAGAAACTACGGGATAAAGAACGGCAGCTTGTGGCCAATGAATGCCCATTGGAGTCCCTGGCTAAACTGGGTCAGTTGGGCAATGAAGTGCAATTCATCCTACGGCGCACCGGCCCCACGAGCAGTGAAGCCTTAGACCAAAGTCGAGCCCCGCAATTACCCAGACCCCCAGATCCAGTGCCCCTCAAACACAAAGAGCCAAAAAAAGGTCTTACTTTCAATCTTGGGCCCTCCACATCACCCCGAACTCATGTAAAACAGGTTGAAAAATCACCCAGAGACTCCCAAGCGCGAGGGGTGTCCCCATCTCCACCCTCGTCTCTTGCCCAAGCTGGTCCATCCAAAGACTCACTCTATCAGCAGATTCTACGACAACAGGGGCAGCTACAGTCTCTGCAGGGACAGCTGGAGGCTCTAGAGAGGGAGATGGCCGTGTGGGAGCAGGCTCCTCCTCCAACCCTTTCCCCTGACCTCCTTGAGGAAATGGACCACCTACAGCAGTTTTTTAGGAGGAACGAGGCTGAGCTGGCCCATACGCAGTACTGGGAAAATGAATTTCAGTCTGAAGTTCAAAGAGAAAAGGAAATGCTACAGAAAATAAATGAACTCCATTTATCTCTAGACAAACACAGTCGAAGGCTGCATGAAACAGACAGCCAATCTGAGGCTGCTAGAGCGAGATATTCATGTTCTTAGTGAAACCAAGAGAAATGGTATGCTTCAAGCCAGACCCAGTGTTGAAGAATCTGTACTCATAGCGAAAGAACAACTGGACAACCATCAGCGTCAGGCAGCTGAACTGCAGGCATCAATTGAAGAGACAGAAAAGGTGCTAAGGCTGGCAGATGAACAACTGCAGGTCtgcatttctgtttttataacTCAGTGCTACCCACTTGTCATATTATCCATAATTTATTGTTCCACTAGAGTTTAAGTTTCAAATACtcgtttatttattcattttcacgTTTAAAATTGCATAATCCAATCAATGTATCCTCTCATATTATGAGACAATATTGCATGGGCTCACTGCGTGATTGTTATGAGGCAGTTTAGAAATATCAGAGAggaggatccaaatgcagtgactattttattaaaacaaaccaaacatGAGATAAACAGATCTAAACAGAGCACACATAATATTAACGTAGGACAACACCAGACAAGGAACATGACAAACACTGggatttaaatacacaaggggTAATTGGCAAATAAGACAGACCTGGGAACAATCAAAGAATCATCAAGAAAAAACTACAAAGGACTACAAAACATGGTGCAGAACAGGAAATAACATAAAAGTCCACACAAGATCAAGGGAACTCAAGACAGGAATGTAACAGTGGACAAGTACTAGAGTCACCAAATAATGCCAGGGTTATATGCTGCATTCAAATATGCATACTTCCTTACTATATAGAATGTGAAAAACAGTACAGGAAAAGAGTAGGATGTCCAAAGACAAAAGGTGCATCCCAATTcacgtacttatgcactattctataccattttgtagtataaatattGCGATTAGTGTATTCAGACTGAAAATACCAAAAAGTAAAGGTGCACttcaaatactaaaaataaccttataaattTATACACTAGATGGTTGAGTGCATAGtgtaagtgcatagtgtatatttggaacacaactatagtatttgaaaaacagtagtTATAATCTATccggatgacttactacttccgcAGAGATTCTGGAGTGTGCATTCGATGGatactttactatcccatgaagcCACGGGTGAGgagctgtgaatgtgagtgtAGCTATTCAACTAACGCCGTAGATCAAGACCAACATTACAGATGTAGTACACCcagatttcattcatactgcacacattttttaacagtcacgaAAGAATCGTTTTtcatcaaatgtagtacctactcagtatgcgatttcgggtGCAAACAAGTAATTTCCATTCTACTTTACTATTACGtggctctctggaatacttgattctgattggtcaatcttGGCATTTGGTTGTCTGATATTCTGTAATATCTGCCAATGTCATGGCAACACTGTATAGACCTTAATCAGGGCAGCGCCATATTTAAgttttgacaggaatgaaaaagaggctgtgagggatagaagtACAGTGCGTTCAGTGGATTAtactgttgtttaacaacatgCTGATTGTTCAGATGACAAAacatctttctaaaaaaaataaatcttttagtagacaaaaaaaaaaaaaacattattgaatgTTGTGAAAATTTCTTGATCTAAGACCTTTATACAGTGCTTGCCATTGTAAACATTgtaagtctatccctcacagcctcattttcatcCATGTTAAAGTCAATCTGGCGTCTaacctgactaaggtctatatCAGCCTGCTCACCGGCACAACACTTACGTCTCTCGTATCACACCAGACTCGGCCTCTCTTGTTTCATACAAAGGCAACTTGCGGCATCTTTCATCTCAGTTATTGATTGTAGTGTAAATGACCTCAGTGGACCACAGTgttaatattactgtaatattgttaTTGTGTTAGTTCTGTTGCTAGCctgattattttgtttaattttttattagtcGAAGCTTTTTAAGATTATATACAGGTAGGATTATGAAGTAATTTCAACTCAACATTTCATGTTCACGTATCACCCTGTCGGGGCTTAGTTAATGATAATGACTTGCTGACTGTACAGTATCCCTTACATAAAACCACTTTGTACTAGTTGTTGCCTCACACCAGTACATTAAATGCGGACACACAAAAGCATGTTGTGAGCACTCATCATGACTAATTGAAACTCAGGGCTATATACTGTACACACTACTTCACTATTACTTCATTTGTTGTCTCACTCCCATCTGCAAGGGCAGTGCTATATTAATTCGTCCTTCAGGTTGCTGTTATCACCAACAATACTAGTCATACCTTTGATGGTTTAAATCAAAAAGAGtgagattgtgtgtgtttagcaTGACGATG
It encodes the following:
- the rassf7b gene encoding LOW QUALITY PROTEIN: ras association domain-containing protein 7b (The sequence of the model RefSeq protein was modified relative to this genomic sequence to represent the inferred CDS: deleted 1 base in 1 codon); translation: MELKVWVDGIPRVVCGLSEDTSCQDVVIALAQAIGQTGRYVLIQKLRDKERQLVANECPLESLAKLGQLGNEVQFILRRTGPTSSEALDQSRAPQLPRPPDPVPLKHKEPKKGLTFNLGPSTSPRTHVKQVEKSPRDSQARGVSPSPPSSLAQAGPSKDSLYQQILRQQGQLQSLQGQLEALEREMAVWEQAPPPTLSPDLLEEMDHLQQFFRRNEAELAHTQYWENEFQSEVQREKEMLQKINELHLSLDKHSRRLMKQTANLRLLERDIHVLSETKRNGMLQARPSVEESVLIAKEQLDNHQRQAAELQASIEETEKVLRLADEQLQAKTKEMDDLNKELRQCNLQQFILQTGVTPAQSNQQTEEIDFALLKPDGQSDEDSNSSILEFNPRTTAKQILGNPRSLQNPLVSSLHPEVLSSRETSWR